The following DNA comes from Polynucleobacter sp. MG-6-Vaara-E2.
TCCGCTCGCTTGACGGAGAGTACAAAAGCAATTGCTGAAGTATTGGGTTCTTATGGGTATGCCTTTGCAATCATTAATCCTCAACCGGACATACGTAGAGAGTTGTCGGAAGTTGATCTCACATTGGTGATTGACCCAGGCCGTAGGATTTACGTTCGCAAAGTAGAGATCTCTGGAAACGCTAAAACTCGTGACATGGTGGTTCGTCGTGAGATACGGCAATTTGAGAGCTCTTGGTTTGATAGTGACAAGATCGATTTATCTAAAAAGCGTTTGGGTAGGTTGGGTTATTTCACCGAAACAGATATCACTACCGAGGATGTGCCTGGATCTCCAGACCAGGTGGATGTAAATGTGAAGGTTACCGAAAAGCCGACAGGTGCCGTTACGATTGGCGCCGGCTTTTCCTCTACCGAAAAACTGATCCTATCCGCAGGCATTAATCAAGACAATGCTTTTGGTACGGGTACATCCGTTGGCTTAAATGCTTCGGTGGGTAAGATCAATCAAAACTTAACCCTTTCAAATTACGATCCCTACTTCACAGAAGACGGAATCAGTCGATATACCGATCTTTACTATCGATCATCCAAGCCCCTCTACTATGTTGGCGACCCTGATTATCAAATTAAGTCTGTAGGTACTAATTTAAAGTTTGGAGTGCCTTACACCGAGGTGGATAGAGTGTTCTTTGGGTCTGGTGTCGAGGCCTTCCAGATCCAAACTACAGTTAACACTCCCGTGCCTTATTTGAACTATGCCCAAAAATATGGAATTGCGGCACCAGGCTATCCAGGAACCTTAACCACCTATAACGTACCTTTAACGGTAGGTTGGGCGCGTGATGGGCGTGATAGTGCGCTAATTCCCTCTGATGGCTCTTTGCAGCAATTTTCTGCCGAGGTTGGAACGCCTGTAGGGAATATGACTTTCTATCGCCTGTATGGCCAGTATCAAAAATACCACTCGTTCTCTAAGGGCAATATCTTGTCATTTAATGGTGAGGTTGGTTACGGCGAGGCTTATGGTAGCAACCCTTTCCCAATTACTAAAAACTACTATGTGGGTGGTATTGGTTCTGTTCGGGGTTATGCCCCGGGCTCATTAGGCCCTCAGTACTACAACACTGTATACGGCATTTATCAGCCAACTGGTGGTCAGTCCAAGATTGTGAGTAACGTCGAATATACAGTTCCGGTGCCTGGGTCTGGCGTTGATAAAACTCTGCGAGTATTTACCTTCGTTGATGGCGGTAATGCCTTTGGTGAAAATATCAATCTAGTCCTGAGATACTCATATGGTTTGGGTTTATCATGGATATCACCGCTTGGACCATTAAAATTTAGTTATGGTATCCCGATTAAGTCTCAGCCAACGGATAATATCCAACGTTTGCAGTTCCAAGTGGGTACGGCGTTTTAATTGCTTAAGGATGGTTTTATGAAGTCTCAATTTTTAAAATGGATTCAAGTCGGCTTAATTGCCGCTACATTTTTTACTCTTCCCGCGCAAGCGTTTGCGCAAGATGCGGGTACTCGCGTAGCAGTGGTTAACTCCGAAAAAGTGTTTAATGAGTCAAATTTAGCTAAGGCGATGCAAACTCGCTTACAAACCGAATTCACTAAACGCCAAAATGAATTGCGTGATAATGCCCAAAAAATTCAGGCGGCTGCTGAAAAGCTTGATAAAGATGGTGCGATTATGAATGAAGCGGAGCGTGTACGTCGTCAACGCGATTTGGCTGATCAGGACCGTGAGTTGCAACGCAAGCAACGTGAATTTACTGAAGATCTAAATCAACGTACATTTGAAGAGCGTGCAAAGATCGCTGAAAAAGCAAACTTGGTTTTGCGCCAAATTGCTGAGCAAAGAAAATTAGACATCATTGTTCAAGAAGCGGCTTTTGTTAATCCAAAGTCTGACATCACCGATGATGTCATCAAGGCTTTAAATAGCCAAAAATAAGCTTTATGCCTACCGCCATTGAGCTGGCCGAACAGTTTCAAGCAAGCTTGATGGGGGAGGCCTCTAGTGCCTTTATTGGGTTAGCCCCACTTGAATCTGCACGACAGGATCAAATCTCTTTCCTGTCAAATCCTTTATATCGTCAGCAGGCTTCTGAGAGTCATGCGGGGGCCTTAATTGTCAGCAAAGCAGACTTTGATTTCTTGCAAGAAATCAAAGGACCTACTCCGAGTAAGCGCGTTTATTTCGTATCCAAAAATCCTTATGCAACGTTTGCAAGAATGGCGCAATATTTTGCAAAGCAAAGTGCGCCAGCATATGCCGCTGGAATTCATCCTAGTGCTGCGATAGATCCTTCGGCGGTCATCCCGGATTCGTGTCATATTGGACCGTTTGTGCAGATTGAGGCGGGCGTAAGGCTTGGTGAGCGAGTTTCTATTCTAGGTAATACAAGCATTGCTAGAAATAGCGTAATTGCTAGTGATACTCTAATTTATCCATCTGTATCGATTTATCAAGGCACTCAAATTGGTGAGCGATGCATTATTCATAGCGGCGCCGTCATTGGTGCTGATGGCTTTGGATTTGCCCCTGATTTTTCATCTAAAGGCGAAGAGTGGGTCAAAATCCCACAAACAGGTAATGTTGTCATTGGTAATGACGTTGAAATTGGCGCATCAACTACGATCGATCGAGGCGCAATGAGTGATACCGTGATTGGCTCTGGAACCAAAATTGATAATCAGGTTCAGATTGCTCACAATGTAGTTGTTGGTGCTTGCTGCGTTATTGCGGGCTGCGCTGCAATCTCTGGCAGCACAAAAATCGGTAACTTCTGCATTATTGGCGGGGCGGCGAACTTTGCCGGCCATCTGACCATTGCTGATCGAACAACAGTTTCAGGCAATACTTCCATTATTCGTTCTATTACCGAGCCAGGACAGCATTTCACAGGGGTTTATCCCTCCATGCCCCATAGTGCTTGGGAGAAAAATGCAGCGATTTTGCGTGGCCTAGATAAAATACGTCAACGTTTACGTTTATTAGATAACAATAAGAATTCTGAGTCTTAAAAGCATTTCATCATTCATTTATATTCACTTTTAAGTAGGTCATTATGAGCACTCCAATTGCGATCGATATCAATAAGATTCTCCAGTTGCTGCCACATCGCTATCCTTTTTTATTGGTTGATCGCGTATTGGAAATTACTCCACGCGAAACCATTACTGCGCTTAAAAACGTGACTATGAATGAGCCTTTCTTTCAGGGGCACTTTCCTGATTTTCCGGTAATGCCAGGTGTATTGATTATTGAAGCTTTGGCGCAAACAGCCGCGTTACTCACTTTTTCTGAGGAGCGAGCTGAAGATGCTATTTACTACTTTGCAGGTATTGATGGCGCACGCTTTAAAAAGCCAGTTCTGCCTGGTGATCAGTTGATCATGACTGCAAAGTTAGAGCGTGGGCGCGCTGGCATCTATAAGTTTGCCGTACAAGCAACGGTCGATGGTGAAATCGCTGCCGAGGCAAATATTACTTGTGCGGTTCGTACGAAAGGCGTGTAATGACTCAGATTCATGCATCTGCTGTAGTAGATAGCAAAGCTGAGCTCGCTAGCGATGTTGAGGTTGGCCCATATTCAGTAATTGGACCCAATGTCAAAATTGGTTCAGGGACTAAAGTAGGTTCACATACTGTAATCGAGGGTTACACCACCATTGGTGTAGGGAATAACTTTGCTCACTTTGCTGCAATTGGCGGACCCCCGCAGGATATGAAATACCGTGGTGAGCCAACGCAACTTATTATTGGTGACCGCAATACTATTCGTGAATTCACAACGATTCATACGGGTACCTCTCAAGATGAAGGTATCACTCGTATTGGTAATGACAATTGGATCATGGCCTACGTCCATATTGCACACGATTGCCAAGTTGGAAATCACACAATTTTCTCAAGTAATGCACAAATTGCAGGTCATGTACAGGTAGATGATTGGGCGATTATGGGTGGTATGTCTGGCGTGCATCAATTTGTACGCATTGGTCAGCATGCCATGCTTGGCGGTGCGTCAGCTTTGGTACAAGATATTCCACCATTTGTGATTGCGGCTGGTGATAAAGCCTCGCCTCACGGTATTAACGTAGAGGGATTAAAGCGTCGTGGTTTTTCAAGTGAAACCATCTCGGCTTTGCGTCAGGCTTACAAAGTCCTCTATAAGGATGGTTTAAGTTTTGAAGAAGCTAAAGTCGAGATTCAGAAGATGGTTGTGGCAAATACTGCCGACCAAGCGACTGCTGAAAAACTGGCCCAGTTCCATGACTTTATTGCCGCATCTACTCGCGGCATCATTCGTTAATTAACGGGAATACTTTGCCAAAGTTAGCTTGTGTAGCTGGCGAACCCTCTGGTGACTTACTCGCGGCACCAGTCCTTAGCGCATTAAATCAAATTCCAGATATGGCTGGCCTTCAGGTCTATGGCATTGGTGGCCCTCGCATGCAGGCGGAAGGCTTAAGCTCTAACTGGCCGATGGATACATTGAGTGTTCGCGGTTATGTTGAGGCAATTAAACAGCTTCCTGCCATTCTGAAAATGCGTAAAGAGTTGATTGCTCACCTCTTGGGCGATGGTCGCCCAGATGTTTTTTTGGGAATCGATGCTCCGGACTTTAATCTAGGGGTTGAGATTCAATTACGTAAGGCTGGTATTCCTACTCTGCATTTTGTATCCCCATCCATTTGGGCTTGGAGAGCGGGGCGGATTAAAAAGATCGCGCAAGCAGTGGATCGTATGCTCTGCATCTTTCCTTTTGAAACAGAAATTTATGATCGTGCGGGCGTACCTTCTACTTACGTTGGCCATCCTCTTGCTAGCGAGATTCCGCTTGAGCCAAATCCAAAGCAAGCCCGTGAAAAGATTGCTAACACATTACATCTTTCGACCAATGTATTTGATAGTCTTGTGATTGCTGTATTGCCTGGTAGCCGAGGCTCTGAGATTGAGTTGATTGCCCCCGTCTTTTTTGAAACAATGCAGTTGCTTGCCAGTAGGTTAAAGGGGCAGAAGCTTAATTTCTTGATTCCGGTAGCAACACCAAAATTACGAGAGCCACTTGAACAGTTGCTACTTCAAACAAAAAATAATCATCCCGATATTCAGATACATTTACTAGATGGTATGGCAGATGAAGTGCTTGAGGCAGCGGATGTGGTTCTGATAGCTAGTGGGACAGCAACATTGCAAGCAGCTTTATGGAAAAAGCCTATGGTTATTTCGTATAAAGTACCTTGGTTGACGGCGCAGATTATGAAGCGTCAAGGGTATTTGCCTTACGTAGGTTTACCAAATATCCTCTGTGGCGAGTTTGTAGTTCCGGAGCTCTTGCAAGATGATGCTACTGCAGAAAAGTTATTAAATGCCTTGCAAGATTGGCTGGATAATCCAATCAAAGTAGCAAAGCTGAAAGAGCGTTTTGTGCAAATGCATGAAACTTTGCGGCGCCCTACAGGTTTATTGGTAGCTCAAGCAGTTGCACAAACGATTAAACATACCCAAAAACAGCGAGCAGGATCATGAGTTTGGTTTGGATCTGTGGAGTAGATGAAGCAGGTCGTGGTCCCCTAGTTGGTTCAGTCGTTGCTGGTGCGGTAGTACTCGATCCGCATAATCCTATTGAGGGTTTAAAAGACTCCAAAAAGTTGACGCCAGCAAAGCGTGAGTTCTTGTATGAACAAATCATGGAAAAAGCAAAAGCGTGGGGTGTGGGCGAAGCTAGTCCTGTCGAGATTGATCAGATCAATATATTACAAGCAACCATGTTAGCGATGCGACGTGCTATTGAGGATTTAACGACTCGATTAGGATGCTGGCCAAATAAGGCTTTGATCGATGGCAACCGTTGTCCAGAGTTACCAATTTCTGCCGAAGCGATTATCAAAGGCGATGCGAAAGAGCCGGCAATTTCAGCGGCTTCTATCTTGGCCAAAGTAACGCGCGATCGTCAAATGCAACTTCTGCATGAGCGTCATCCAGAATATGGTTTTGCTCAGCATATGGGATACCCGACTCAGGCGCATTTTGCCGCCCTTCAGAAATTCGGTGCTTGCTCTGAACATCGCAAAAGTTTTGCGCCTGTTCGTAAAGTCCTGGAAGCAATTGCTGGGTAATTTGATATGAACTTTGAACTTATCACCTCAAAAGAGAATCCATTATTCAAAGAAATTCGACTCTTACAAGCTGCAGGTGCAAAGGGTCAAAAGGCGAGATTAGCAGGCGGACATGCTTTGCTCGAAGGCATCCATCTCATACAAACTTGGGTAGGTGATCCTGCTCTTAAGACAATATTGACCTCAGATCTGGGGCTCAAGAATGCTGAAATTGCTGAAGCGGTTTATGCGCATATTGAGATCTGCCCTGATACCAAGGTGTATCAATTGGATGGTGTCTTATGGAGTTTGCTGAGTGATTTGGTTAATGCGCCCCATATTGGAGGGTTATTGGACCTGCCTAAATCCTGCCTTGTTTCACCACAGTCGATAGCAACGCTTGAGGGCGATGTCATTATTTTGGATCGCGTGCAAGATGCGGGCAATGTGGGCTCTATCTTGCGTAGCGCTGCGGCAGCGGGTTTTACGAAAGTGCTGGCTTTATCGGGATGCGCCCATTTATGGTCTAGCAAGGTCTTGCGTGCCGGTATGGGCGCACATCGTCTATTGGATCTTTATGAGGGATGGTCGACCCAGCAAGTTTTGAGTGCGGTAACGGCGCCAATGTTGGCCACTACAGCAGATGCTGAATGTGACCTCTATCAATTAAAAAACGACTTATTGCATCCGGTAGCCTGGGTGATGGGCAGTGAAGGTCAAGGCGTTTCGGAGGAGATCTTGGCCCAAGCGAAGAGTGTATCGATTCCAATTGATTCTAGAGTGGAATCGCTTAACGTCTCTACGGCTGCAGCAATTTGTCTATTTGAGACGGTGCGCGTAAGACGTAGTTAGATCAATCTAATGGCTAACCTAAGATCGTTTTATCCGACTTAATAGCCTGTAAAACGGTTGTCGCAATTTCTTCAATAGACTTGCTGGTGGTTAATACCCAAGGGATCGATTGCTTTTTCATCATTGCGGTTGCTTCATTAATTTCATAGCGACAATTCTCCAGTTTGGCATAGTTGCTGCCAGGTCGACGTTCATTTCTGATCTCAGATAAACGCTCGGCATCGATCATCAGGCCAAAAATCTTTTGACGGTGAGGCACCAAATCTTTAGGGAGTTGTCCACGTTCGAAGTCTTCGGGTATTAAAGGGTAGTTAGCTGCCTTTAAGCCGTATTGCATAGCAAGGTAAAGGCTGGTAGGGGTCTTACCAACCCTGGAAATACCTACCAAGATGACATCTGCCTCGGCTAAGTTCTGGTTAGATTGCCCATCATCATGGGCTAGCGAGTAGTTGATCGCCTCAATTCGATTCTTGTAGGCCTCAGTATCAGCATTGTGATGGAGGCGATTCATGGCATGGGTAGATTTCATTCCCAGCGCAGCTTCTAGAGGAGCAACGAAGGTTTGGAACATGTCCAGAATCAGACCATTGGCCTTGGCGACGATAGAGTTCAGTTCGGAATTCACCAAAGTGGTGAAGACAATGGGCTGAACCCCGTATTTACTTGCCGCTTGGTTGATGCTGCTGACGGCTTCATGGGCTTTATCTACGCTATCCACAAAGGGGACGCGAATGTGCTTAAAGGAGGCTTCAAATTGGGCCAAAATCGACTGGCTAAAGTTCTCGGCGGTAATACCAGTGCCGTCTGAGACGATAAAAACAATGCGGGTTTCTGTAGACATCAATTTGGCCTAAACGTGGGGGTCAGCACTACAATAGAATCATATTAAAGTAAGTCGCATTTTAGGCGACAGCTAGACCAGTTTCCTTATCTTTAGAGAGTATTTTATGTCCAACCAACAGCAACAAAATAGCAGTGTGGCAGATGCCTATGTATTGCCTTTTGAGCAACTTCGCATGACAGATGTGGAATCCGTCGGCGGTAAGAATGCTTCCTTAGGTGAGATGATTTCTCAGTTAGCCTCAACTGGGGTTCGTGTTCCAACTGGTTTTGCAACAACTGCACTAGCATTTCGTGACTTCTTAAAGCATAACAATCTGACTGAGCGTATTCAAAAGCGTTTGGAAGGTCTCAACATTGATGATGTCCGCGCCTTGGCCCAAGCTGGTGCTGAGATTCGTCAGTGGATTGAAACAGCCCCATTTCAGCCAAAGCTTGAAGAAGAGATTCGTAAAGCTTTTGCAACTTTGGATGATTCTGGCAAAGGATCCTTTGCTGTGCGTTCATCTGCTACTGCAGAAGACCTCCCAGATGCTTCTTTTGCTGGTCAGCAAGAGACTTTCTTGAACGTTGAAGGCATCGAAGATGTTCTCAAGAAGATCCGTGAAGTATTTGCCTCCCTATATAACGATCGTGCAATCTCTTATCGGGTACACAAGGGCTTTGCCCACGCAGAAGTAGCCTTATCTGCTGGTATTCAGCGTATGGTGCGCTCTGACCTCGGCGCTGCTGGCGTGATGTTTACTTTGGATACTGAGTCTGGTTTTGAGGATGTTGTATTCATCACCTCAAGCTACGGCTTAGGTGAGACTGTTGTGCAGGGCGCGGTGAACCCAGATGAGTTTTATGTCTTTAAGACAACGCTGGCTCAAGGTAAAAAAGCGATCATTCGTCGTGCACTTGGTTCAAAATTAATTCAGATGCAATTTGCACCTAAAGGTTCTGCTGAGAAAGTGCAAACGGTTGATGTCACTCCAGAGAAGCGTAATCGTTTCTCATTAGAAGACGCTGATATCACTGAGTTAGCTAAGTACGCTGTCATTATTGAGAAACACTACGGCCGCCCAATGGACATTGAGTGGGGTAAAGACGGTCAAGATGGTCGCATCTATATTCTTCAAGCGCGCCCCGAGACCGTGAAGAGTCAAGCTGCTGGTCAAGTTGAGATGCGTTACAAGCTCAAAGGAAGCTCAAAGGTTTTGGCAAAAGGTCGCGCCATTGGTCAGAAGATTGGTGCGGGCCCTGTTCGCATCATTCGTGATCCAAGCGAGATGGACCGTGTTCAGCCAGGCGATGTGTTAGTTGCAGACATGACTGATCCAAACTGGGAGCCGGTGATGAAGCGTGCTTCAGCGATTGTGACTAATCGTGGTGGTCGCACTTGTCACGCGGCGATTATTGCTCGTGAGTTAGGTGTTCCTGCAGTTGTTGGTTGCGGTGATGCTACTGAACAACTCCAGGATGGTATGGTGGTGACGGTCTCTTGCGCAGAAGGTGATGAAGGTCATATCTATGATGGCTTGATCGAGACAGAGGTAACTGAAGTTTCTCGCGGTGTATTGCCTGAGATTCCAGTGAAGATCACCATGAACATTGGTAATCCTCAGTTGGCATTTGATTTCTGTCAAATTCCAAATGCGGGTGTCGGCTTAGCCCGTCTCGAGTTCATCATCAATAACTATATCGGCGTGCATCCACGCGCTGTTCTTGAGTATCCAAATATTGATCCTGATCTTAAACGCGCAGTAGAAAGTGTTGCTCGTGGATATGCCAGCCCACGTCAGTTCTATGAAGATAAATTAGTTGAAGGCGTGGCAACAATTGCTGCAGCTTTCTATCCAAAGCCAGTCATTGTGCGTTTGTCTGACTTCAAATCAAACGAATACAAGAAGCTCATTGGCGGTTCACGTTATGAGCCGGATGAAGAAAATCCAATGTTAGGATTCCGTGGTGCATCCCGTTACGTTTCTGAAGAGTTTGGCGAAGCTTTTGCCTTAGAGTGCTCTGCAATGAAGCGTGTTCGGGAGGATATGGGATTAGATAACGTAGAGATTATGGTTCCGTTTGTGCGGACTATTCCTCAAGCTCAACGCGTCATTGCGATGATGGAGAAGTTTGGTCTCAAGCGTGGCGTGAATGGCCTTCGTTTGATTATGATGTGTGAAATTCCATCAAATGCCATTCTGGCGGATCAATTCCTTGAGTACTTTGATGGCTTCTCTATCGGCTCAAACGATATGACACAACTGACCTTGGGATTAGATCGTGATTCCGGTATGGAATTATTAGCAATTGACTTTGACGAGCGTGATCCGGCAGTTGAGTTCATGATTGCTCGCTCAATCGATGCCTGCCGCAAACAAAATAAATATGTCGGTATTTGCGGCCAGGGGCCTTCAGATCATCCAGATTTCGCGCGTTGGTTAGTAGAGAAGGGCATTACTTCCATCTCTCTGAATCCAGATAGCGTAGTTGAAACTTGGGAAATGTTAGGTAAGAGTTTGAAGGCTTAAGCCAAATTCTCCTAAGAGGTACAGCAAAAAAGCCTAGATTTGATCTAGGCTTTTTTCTTAACAGAAACTTTTTTTCGAGTTTGAGTTACGGGCTTAGCTACTTTGCTAGAAGGCTTTCTAGCAGGTTGTCGATGTATAGGAACAGCCCCCATTTTTTTTGCTGGCTCTGATATTGAGCTTGATTTATTGGCACCACTCCAGCTTGGTTCAGCAATTGAGTTAAAGGCCGCTCTGAGTTTTTCACCCCAAAGACGATGAATCATCTGGAAGTAGGGATTGGACTCATCTAGGGTCACTAGCTTGCTAGCCTTAAAGGAGTTTTTCTCATAAACCAATAGGTCTAACGGGAGGCCAACAGAAATATTACTGTTGAGTGTGGAGTCCATAGAGATGAGAGCGCACTTCGTGGCAAGGTTTAGTGGCGTAGAAAAATTCACCACGCGATCCAGAATAGGTTTGCCATACTTAGATTCACCTATTTGAAAATAGCAAGTCTCTGGGGTTGCTTCAATAAAGTTACCGGCAGAGTAAATATTAAAGAGGCGCGGACTTTCCCCTTTTACCTGACCACCAAAAATCAGGTTGCAGTTGAAGTCAATGCCAGCCTTTTCAAGGGCTTTATGATCTCGTTCGTAAACTTGCTTAATGGCATTACCTACAACTACTGCTGCATCATGTGCATTCTCAACATTCCATAGATTTTTGCCATCCAGAAGTTGGCCTTGCAACAAAATTTCTTTGACGGCTTGGGTAATGGCAAGATTGCCAGCACTCATGAGCGTGAAAAAACGATCCTTATCTTTTTGAAACAGAGTCATTTTTCTGAAAGTGCCGATTTGATCTACTCCGGCATTCGTTCGGGTATCCGACAAAAATACTAGACCATCTTTCAGGCAAAGCCCAACGCAATACGTCATATACCCATTCCCCTTAAATAATTAGCTAAGATTATCTCTTAAATGACTCTCAGGATTTAGGGTAGTTGAGTAATAGAGATGGCGGCACTGAGCTCCTCGCCCCCACCACCTGTACGAACACCTTTGACCGGTGCTGCAGAGTAGTAGTCACGACCAATAGCTAAGCGAATATGTCTCGAGTCAACCAAGCAGGCATGGGTGATATCGACGCTGACCCAAATTCCTTTTTCAATATCGCTGCAGAAATCAATCCAAGCGTGACTAGCCAAATTAGGAGATTCTTCGGCGAAAAAATAGCCGCTCACATAGCGCGCTGGTATTCCGGAGGCGCGACATAGACTCAACATAATATGGGAATGATCTTGGCAGACACCAGATTTCATAGCAAAGGATTGGGCAGCAGTAGTAGCAAAGTTAGTCTGCCCTGGGGTATACACAATTAAACCCTGAACAGCTTCAGCGAGCTTGATAATTTGATCAACAGTATTTTTCTTGGGAAGACTGTATGAGAAATACTCCAGCATTTCATCTGTTGGCTCTGTCAGACTGGTCTGCTGCAGCAGGTAATAAGGCGAAACTGCATTGAGTTCATCGCGAACCTCAAATGCATCTCGAGTATGTACTTCACCTTCTGCCTCAATCATCATCGACGTATAAGGGCTCTCTTGGACAAAGACGCTACAAGCATTACCAAAAGTATCTATAGAGTTAGACGCCTTAATGGGCGTGCTTACCCTCCACTTATCTACTTGTTGACCAGCAACGTTTGGCGGTGTCAAGCGTAATTCTTGGATAGAGTAGCGCACTGGGGTTTCATAGCGATACTCAGTACGGTGGCGAATTTTTAGATGCATATATTCTTTGTTGGATCTTAGGCAACTGCTAACGGAATGAGGTAGGCGTTACTGAACTCATCTGCAATA
Coding sequences within:
- the bamA gene encoding outer membrane protein assembly factor BamA, giving the protein MARFTSKLLVLIAVGLSLNIYAADAFVVKDIRVEGLQRVEPGTVFSYLSVQVGDKFTEEKGAEAIKALYSTGFFRDVQIQAQGDVLIVIVEERPTISRIEFTGMKEFDNEIVRKSLKSVGVAEARFYDKALIDKAEQELKRQYVGKGMFAAEVVATVTPVERNQVAIYFNIDEGPVAKIQEINFIGNEAFSEGTLRGEMQLKTGGWLSWYSKDNLYSKQKLTADLETIRSYYLNRGYLEFVIESTQVSITPDKKGIYLTISIREGKKFTVKDVRLAGELLGKEAELKQLIVLKPGDTFSSARLTESTKAIAEVLGSYGYAFAIINPQPDIRRELSEVDLTLVIDPGRRIYVRKVEISGNAKTRDMVVRREIRQFESSWFDSDKIDLSKKRLGRLGYFTETDITTEDVPGSPDQVDVNVKVTEKPTGAVTIGAGFSSTEKLILSAGINQDNAFGTGTSVGLNASVGKINQNLTLSNYDPYFTEDGISRYTDLYYRSSKPLYYVGDPDYQIKSVGTNLKFGVPYTEVDRVFFGSGVEAFQIQTTVNTPVPYLNYAQKYGIAAPGYPGTLTTYNVPLTVGWARDGRDSALIPSDGSLQQFSAEVGTPVGNMTFYRLYGQYQKYHSFSKGNILSFNGEVGYGEAYGSNPFPITKNYYVGGIGSVRGYAPGSLGPQYYNTVYGIYQPTGGQSKIVSNVEYTVPVPGSGVDKTLRVFTFVDGGNAFGENINLVLRYSYGLGLSWISPLGPLKFSYGIPIKSQPTDNIQRLQFQVGTAF
- a CDS encoding OmpH family outer membrane protein — translated: MKSQFLKWIQVGLIAATFFTLPAQAFAQDAGTRVAVVNSEKVFNESNLAKAMQTRLQTEFTKRQNELRDNAQKIQAAAEKLDKDGAIMNEAERVRRQRDLADQDRELQRKQREFTEDLNQRTFEERAKIAEKANLVLRQIAEQRKLDIIVQEAAFVNPKSDITDDVIKALNSQK
- the lpxD gene encoding UDP-3-O-(3-hydroxymyristoyl)glucosamine N-acyltransferase, whose translation is MPTAIELAEQFQASLMGEASSAFIGLAPLESARQDQISFLSNPLYRQQASESHAGALIVSKADFDFLQEIKGPTPSKRVYFVSKNPYATFARMAQYFAKQSAPAYAAGIHPSAAIDPSAVIPDSCHIGPFVQIEAGVRLGERVSILGNTSIARNSVIASDTLIYPSVSIYQGTQIGERCIIHSGAVIGADGFGFAPDFSSKGEEWVKIPQTGNVVIGNDVEIGASTTIDRGAMSDTVIGSGTKIDNQVQIAHNVVVGACCVIAGCAAISGSTKIGNFCIIGGAANFAGHLTIADRTTVSGNTSIIRSITEPGQHFTGVYPSMPHSAWEKNAAILRGLDKIRQRLRLLDNNKNSES
- the fabZ gene encoding 3-hydroxyacyl-ACP dehydratase FabZ, with amino-acid sequence MSTPIAIDINKILQLLPHRYPFLLVDRVLEITPRETITALKNVTMNEPFFQGHFPDFPVMPGVLIIEALAQTAALLTFSEERAEDAIYYFAGIDGARFKKPVLPGDQLIMTAKLERGRAGIYKFAVQATVDGEIAAEANITCAVRTKGV
- the lpxA gene encoding acyl-ACP--UDP-N-acetylglucosamine O-acyltransferase is translated as MTQIHASAVVDSKAELASDVEVGPYSVIGPNVKIGSGTKVGSHTVIEGYTTIGVGNNFAHFAAIGGPPQDMKYRGEPTQLIIGDRNTIREFTTIHTGTSQDEGITRIGNDNWIMAYVHIAHDCQVGNHTIFSSNAQIAGHVQVDDWAIMGGMSGVHQFVRIGQHAMLGGASALVQDIPPFVIAAGDKASPHGINVEGLKRRGFSSETISALRQAYKVLYKDGLSFEEAKVEIQKMVVANTADQATAEKLAQFHDFIAASTRGIIR
- the lpxB gene encoding lipid-A-disaccharide synthase, whose amino-acid sequence is MPKLACVAGEPSGDLLAAPVLSALNQIPDMAGLQVYGIGGPRMQAEGLSSNWPMDTLSVRGYVEAIKQLPAILKMRKELIAHLLGDGRPDVFLGIDAPDFNLGVEIQLRKAGIPTLHFVSPSIWAWRAGRIKKIAQAVDRMLCIFPFETEIYDRAGVPSTYVGHPLASEIPLEPNPKQAREKIANTLHLSTNVFDSLVIAVLPGSRGSEIELIAPVFFETMQLLASRLKGQKLNFLIPVATPKLREPLEQLLLQTKNNHPDIQIHLLDGMADEVLEAADVVLIASGTATLQAALWKKPMVISYKVPWLTAQIMKRQGYLPYVGLPNILCGEFVVPELLQDDATAEKLLNALQDWLDNPIKVAKLKERFVQMHETLRRPTGLLVAQAVAQTIKHTQKQRAGS
- the rnhB gene encoding ribonuclease HII encodes the protein MSLVWICGVDEAGRGPLVGSVVAGAVVLDPHNPIEGLKDSKKLTPAKREFLYEQIMEKAKAWGVGEASPVEIDQINILQATMLAMRRAIEDLTTRLGCWPNKALIDGNRCPELPISAEAIIKGDAKEPAISAASILAKVTRDRQMQLLHERHPEYGFAQHMGYPTQAHFAALQKFGACSEHRKSFAPVRKVLEAIAG
- a CDS encoding RNA methyltransferase, translating into MNFELITSKENPLFKEIRLLQAAGAKGQKARLAGGHALLEGIHLIQTWVGDPALKTILTSDLGLKNAEIAEAVYAHIEICPDTKVYQLDGVLWSLLSDLVNAPHIGGLLDLPKSCLVSPQSIATLEGDVIILDRVQDAGNVGSILRSAAAAGFTKVLALSGCAHLWSSKVLRAGMGAHRLLDLYEGWSTQQVLSAVTAPMLATTADAECDLYQLKNDLLHPVAWVMGSEGQGVSEEILAQAKSVSIPIDSRVESLNVSTAAAICLFETVRVRRS
- a CDS encoding pyruvate, water dikinase regulatory protein is translated as MSTETRIVFIVSDGTGITAENFSQSILAQFEASFKHIRVPFVDSVDKAHEAVSSINQAASKYGVQPIVFTTLVNSELNSIVAKANGLILDMFQTFVAPLEAALGMKSTHAMNRLHHNADTEAYKNRIEAINYSLAHDDGQSNQNLAEADVILVGISRVGKTPTSLYLAMQYGLKAANYPLIPEDFERGQLPKDLVPHRQKIFGLMIDAERLSEIRNERRPGSNYAKLENCRYEINEATAMMKKQSIPWVLTTSKSIEEIATTVLQAIKSDKTILG